Within Anguilla anguilla isolate fAngAng1 chromosome 11, fAngAng1.pri, whole genome shotgun sequence, the genomic segment AGTAAACTCTGCACAGTTTGTAAAGTCTGCGCAGCCAAAGTAAACTCTGCACAGTTTGTAAAGTCTGCGCAGCCCACGTAAGGTCTGCGCAGTCCATGTAAACTCTGCACAGTTTGTAAAGTCTGCGCAGCCAAAGTAAACTCTGCACAGTTTGTAAACTCTGCACAGTTTGTAAACTCTGCACAGTTTGTAAAGTCTGCGCAGCCCGTGTAGAGTCTGCGCAGCCCGTGTAAAGTCTGCGCAGCCCGTGTAGAGCCTGCACAGCCCGGGTAAAGCCTGCCTGTCTGCGGGTCACAGATTGGggctcctccctcccacctcctgGAAGAGCGCGGTGTAGAACTCGGGCTCCAGCTGCTTGTTGCGGTAGCGGCCCACGATGTCGGCGATCTTGTGCTTGCGCCGCACATGCGGCGGGCTGTACGAGTCGCACTCCAGCCTCTTCCTCCAGCACACGTTGATCACCGTCTGCCTCACCAGGAAGCCTGGGGAAGAGAGCACACCGCTGAAGGGCGACCGCAGAGCAGAACGCCACGCCACGCCACGCCCGCCGGAGAGCTTCGGTTCGTTAAGTCTAACCAGAGCTGAAGCTAATCAGGTTTTCAGGGGGGAAAGCAAAGCCCTGTTTGAGCTGGATTAGCTTCGCCGAGGGAGGTTATGCGGTTTGAGTGATTACCAAGAGGATGCGTGACTTTAATCCAGTGCAGtgccatgaaaatgtatttgcccccttcctgatttcctctattattgcatatataAGCTCAGGCTTCAGCCTATACTATATTAAGCTCAGGCTTCAGCCTATACCTTTTATTTCGGTCAGAGAAtattatgttttgattttggtttatttttgatACAATGACTTGGTATTActtatccttttttttcataaatgtatggtaaaattGTTGTTaagaccgaaaaaaaaaaaaaccgctgaatggtttcagatctttagacaaaatgtaatattagacaaggggaacctgagtaaacacaaaacacatctcTCACCCAGCACTCTCCTGCTGACCACCATCCCGTCCACCAGCGGGATCACCGTGCTCAGCTTCCCCGCCACGCCCTGCAGCCGGATCCGGAACAGGCCCGTCCGCAGGGGCTGGATGAACAGGACCGGCACGTCCTTCTCCGCTCCCAGGGACCTGCCCGGGAAAGGGGCGGAGAGCGAGCTGGGTCGCCGTCGGAAACGCATCtcctcccccaaccccaaccaTTCACCGCGTTTTCTAGAACATCCCGGTAACACTATCACGGCCGCTAATGAGCTAATGAGCACATCCAGGTAAACATGCTAGCTCTCGCTGCACCTACAGGCGTCCTGAGAGGAGGGGCCCGTATTCACAAAGCTTCTCAGAGTGGGAgcgctgatctaggatcagcttAGCCTTCTGGCTCATAATGGATAAGATTAGGAAGTGGGGAAATCTGAACCTCGATACTCACTGCTACTGCAGGCTTTATGACTACAGCTTTATGACTACGGGCCCTGTGCTTGTGACTGTGAGTGAGGGACATtacctgcaggaggcgctgttGTTCAAGGCCGTCTCCAACCCCGTGCTGGTCTCTGCCAGGAGATCTGAGAGGGGGAAACTCTCTAGAAGACAGAATGAGGATCAGTGAATATTAGTGGATATCACAGAATGAGATCAGTGAATATTAGTGGATATCACAGAATGAGATCAGTGAATATTAGTGGATATCACAGAATGAGATCAGTGAATATTAGTGGATATCACAGAATGAGATCAGTGAATATTAGTGGATATCACAGAATGAGAACAGTGGATTTCACAGAATAAGAACAGTGATAATCACAGAACAAGAACAGTGAATATCAGAATGAGCGAATTTAGGTGAATATCTCAATTTCACCAACCCTTTCCTggagctatttaaaaaaaacaatttctatcAAGTACAGAGCTAAGATACACAACAGCTGCAATGCACCTGAGATTTGAAACAGCTATATTCTGATTACAGATCCTAGGATCCTGGAACAGACGGGCCCTTACCGATGTCATCGAAGCTCTCCACCCAAACCACCAGAACCTTTGTCTCCGGGCCCAGAGGTGGTACCGATTTTCCTGAGGGAAGCTTCTTAGACCTCACCGAGGGGCTCTGAGTACCCAGAAACCAGAGTCAGTCAAACGCTGACACGCTCAACATAAGCCAATCCCATCAGCTCTTCTCAATTAGGAAAAGGATATTGTACAGAACATCACACTGCgacacaagacaaaaaaaaaagaggattgCTAAGCCAGTGACTAAAAGGAAATATGAGGAACAGCGCCCTCTTCTGGCTCAGCGTACCCGCTGCGGGGGTCCCATCAGGTTGTCGGAATGGCTGGGGATGAGGTCCAGCGTCAGGTTCAGCTGTGTGGGCGCAACGGGCGCTGGGTCCATCTGGGAGTCCGTCTCCACGGGGGGCTCGCTGTTTTCTGACGAATCAGCTGCTGGCCCCAAAAAGAACTGTGTGATTCCTGAGTACCCAGTCCAAAGCAGTCTGATTACCAGCCTTCATTTGCACAATACGATACTGGCCATCTCTATACACTGGGAAATCTAGGTCTGTATTTCTATATCCTAGGTGATCTAATTATCTATTTCTATATCCTGAGTAATCTAGTTGTACATTTCTATATCCTGACATTTCTATATCCTGGGGGATATAGTTCTATATTTCTATATCCCGGTTGATATAGTTCAATATTACCATTTCCTGGGTGAGCCAGTTCAAATCTTATTTATGAGTGGCCTATCTGTTTATTTACATATCCTGGGCTATCAATATCTATACTTCCATCGTCTGGATGATCAGATAATATATTTCTACATCCTGGAAGATCAGATTCTACATGATTGGTCTATTCCTGTATTCCTATATCCTGCCTGGGTGATCGGTGCGTCTACTTCTATATTATAGGTGacctttttgcatttatttatgactTATTTATGTCTGTACGACGTAAGAATGGCGACAAATCAAAGGGACAGGTGATTTTAAACGACGTACCGGAGGAGTCGCTGAAGGTCGGGACCACAAAGGCGATTTCCGTCAGGGCGTCCGCGTAGTACAGCACTCTCTTCTCACCGTTGAACACGCCCCCTCCGCTGTCTTCCAGCGCTACAGCGTCCTCTGCTGGAACACAGAGGAACCGTCAGGACCGAAGCGAGAACAGGGAACGCCGGGATGGTGGTGATCAAAGGGCCCTAGCGTGGCACTCCCGACCGGGTCTGGTTAAAACACTTCATCCGAATCACTCTGTGGCACGCTCATTTCTGGTTTGCTGTTCTTTGCATTTAAAAGTTAAGCATGAGAAACACAGTGGAAGGTAGTATCTAtggtaaaaaaacaatgtgaccACATAATCCAAACCTCGCTtcgaaagcaaacaaaaccatcCGAGGCGTTCTCACCTTGCTGCTGGGCCTCTCCGTCCCCGCAGCCGTTGATGGACCAGCTGGTCTCCATGTTCCCCGTCCACCCGGGGTGTTTGTGCACGTCCACCGGCCAGCCCAGGGACAGCAGGAACTCCAGGAAGTGGGGCTGAACGTTGGCCGAAGAGTCCACGTTCTTCAAGATCTGCAGCCAAACGCGGACACTGTGAGCACCTCCATAATGGTAATGCGCTAATGCtaacatgctaatgctaacaaacgaatgctaatgctaacgctaatacTAACACTAACAACGCTAACACTAAACGCTAATACTAAcactaatgctaatgctaaccccccaatgaaacaaactgaaatttcTCTCCAGTGAATTTAAAACCGCCATAAATGTTTGATCAGGACTTTTCCCCGCAAACAAATGAGGATAGTTTATATGAATTTACTGAACTTAAATGGAACTGACCCAAACTCAGAGTACTCTGGCATCTACCTCATGTAACATAAGAATATCAGGAACAGTGTTCTGAACTGAGAATGCTAAAAAAATATGCTGCAGTTGTCCCAAAAGGAACAGACTTCCTCGCTGTGGTAAACACCCACGACCGTCTCACCTCTTGATAGCTCCTCTGCCCCGCCCTCACATAGAAGATAAACACGGTGTCAAAGGGGCGGCAGGGAAGCAGGTCCAGGTACTCGATGTCCTCGAAAAAGCCCGGCAGGGCCGAGTCCAGCGCGACCAGGTGAGGAGGCAGGCATCTGTTGGCGGGTTCCTGGAAGAGAAAGGAATGGCGTGTGCTGCATTACAGTCAGTGGCAGTGTGACACAGCGGCGTCGTGACTGGACTCAAAATGGCGACATCAACTAAAATTACTTCAACAGGTATGCAACTGTATAAATCCATTTAAGTGAAATGTCAGCAACTCCAATTCTGCtagaatattttaatttgaatatattcTGTGTTCATTAGCTGTACTGTGTAAGGATGTAGATTTTGTTTTAGGGAGGAAAAGAAGTTTCTTACTCATTTCAAAACTTGTAATGTGGATgtatgtgtggatgtatgtAATATGAGCACTGGGACGTGCTTATATTAAATAATGGGCGACAAGACTGTACCCCAGAGAGCATATGTTCCTatgccccccactactcaggttACCACAATGATGTCTTGTGGCCAGGTGGTGGCGCTGTAACACAACTGTTTACTCTTGAACTGTGTGGTCTAGAATAAAAATTAGAAAGCTAaaattttctgccattttgaatttttcgcAAAACCAACTTTTGTAGACTAGTCTGGGGTCATTTGGCCTATTTGGCCCATTAGACCGGCTAAGTAATGGCCGATCATCATGAAACTTGGAGAGCATATTGAACTCTTGACTCGGTACTACATTGTGAAATTTGGGATCGGTTGGCCATTAGGGGGCACTATAGTAAATATGCAGGTTTTTAAAGAGCATATCTTTGGTTATGATTAATAGAAAATCCTTTCCTAAAAAGATTCTTTTCTAAAATGGAATGGGTAGCTACATGGATCAGCCCATGCAGCGGCAAGCATCACTGTCGTGACCACGTGACCCTGGTTGTGGCCACGCCCCTTCCCTCGCCTGCGTACCTTCAAGGCCTCGAGGGAGAGGAAGCCGAGGTGGGAGAGGAAGAGCCGGGCGGTCTGGAACTCCTGGGCCGGGGAAGGGGGCTTGCAGTCGACCTGAGGGTCCGGGAAGGTCTTGCTGTTCCACAGGTCCTGGCGCTGCTGCTCCAGAGAGGACTCGTactccacctgctgctccatcATGCTCTGCAGCCGCTCGTGCTGGACCCCCAGCTGCGGATCACAGAGCGCAGGGCTTTGCTTTTCTCCGCTCTCCTCTACGACTGGCCCCAACGCATTGGGGTGGGGCGAGTTTaggaccaatcagaggagggtacgcgttgtgtgtgtgtgaacgatATGACAACCCCTGCCCCTGCACACAGTCCCCAATCCCCACCCCTGcacacaggccccgccccctgcacaCAGTTCTTAATCCCCACCACTGCACTGTAATATTCTTgtgatgggtgggtgggggtgggggtggggcgtgtAGGGGTTACAGGTCAGTTTGTTCCCTCTCACCTCCGGGCTGACAATGTCGTCCAGGTCTGGGATGCTCACGTCTGCTTTCACAAAGGGAATGTTATACGCTTCCTCAGGGaagaacatgtgtttcacattGTAGTGGGTTCCCACGTCATTCTTAGGGGACGGCCGGCTCTCAggaacaaacacctgagagagagagagagagagagagagagataaagagaatgtagagggcaagagagagtgagactataaataaaaatatagttttttcaGTACTATTTTATTATCAGGTTAGATGGATGATAATTAATCATCTAAAGATTCATATTTTGTTctactttaaatataaaataagtgGAATTTTCgagaaaacattttactttatGGTGGCTTTTACCAAATTAAGAATAGTAACaccacatttaaaaattgaataacCCACCATCCCAAAGAGTGAACTTAAAAGAATGTATCCATCCTTAAACTCCGAGTACTCGGATTTACCAAGTGCCATTAAACCAGTGGAGTCCTGCAaggctgctctgtgattggttcacCAGGCTCACCTTCTGGCTGGCCCGCGCCGCTCTGGGCTGGTGGTGCAGCTGCATGGTCCAGGCGTGTCTGCCGGACGTCCCGCGGATCAGCACGGTCAGGGACGGGCAGGGGTCTGCTGGGAGTGACACGGCTCTTGACTCAAAATGCCTCAACTCTGCCATTTCATGCACCAACTCAAAATATTAGCACAAACCCTTATAACAAATGTTAAACCCTGAAtcaaatacatgcatttattcaaaaacaaactaaaaaaccTGCCATTTCAAAACACCACGCCATATGATTTCAGCACCAAACCAAACTACCTACCACTTCACCCACTGACTCTAAACAAAGGACCCatcctgttccacacactgactctgaacacagagcccatcctgttccacacactgactctAAACACAGGACTcatgctgttccacacactgactctAAACACAGAGCTCatcctgttccacacactgactctAAACACAGAGCCcatgctgttccacacactgactctAAACACGGAGCCCatcctgttccacacactgactctAAACACAGAGCTCatcctgttccacacactgactctAAACACAGGACTCATCCTGTTCCCCACACTGACTCTGAACACAGAGCTcatgctgttccacacactgactcttaacacacagagctcatgctgttccacacactgactCCAAACACAGTGAGCTGCACCAGACTCGCTCACTCTGCTCGTTCCCCAGGGGCTGCTCCAGCATGGCCAGGATGACCGAGCTGTCCAGGACGAAGTAGCGGAAGTTGCTGCGGCCGGTGGCGGACAGCCTGGAGCAGCGGATCAGCGTGTCCTCGTTCAGCAGGCtgcagggggaggcggggccgctGGGCGTCGGGAACGCCCCCAGCACCTGCATGATGCTGCAGGAGACACCTACGGTCAGGACACACTCAATCGCCATCAGGGTCAATGCTATTTCAATGCAGCCTACTCATAAAATGGACTGAATATGAATTAATTCAAAAAAACCTCATCGAAAATTACAGGTGCTTTTTTACACCGACTTTAAATTCAATTAAGTTCCCGACTTGACCGAATTGAAATGGTGTTGGCCCCTGACCCTAGATTGAACCCATCAATAGAAACAGTTTAACAAGCCTCGGTGACCATTTAATCAATCCTCATGGGCTAGGATTGGTTTGAAGGGGCGCGTCCTCACCAGGACAAAGTGGCCTCTGCCGCCTCCTTCACCCTCATGGAGGCGGGGTTAAGCTCCTTGTCCCCTTTGTGCTTCACTTCCTGGTCGCCAGTCTTGGATTTGCTCCCCGATATTCCCAGCTCCACGATCTCCAGGACCTCCATTAGGCAGTACTGCAGTGAGAATCGCACAGGTCAGCAGTTCAGCTCATCTCATTGTAAAACTGTAGTCTCTATTCAGACGGCCTCCATTTAATGCACAATCAGTGCTTTAAACAGGCAGATAGTGACCAAGCAATGCTGGCTATAAATACTTGCACTTGTGCAATTTCTAGGAATGCATTCTGGCCAATGAGAGCATGAGGTGCGAGTCTGCCTTCTGAAGGACTGCCAAAGTGATTGACAGGTAGGCCAACTAATGGAGGGAcaagaggaagtgagagaggagTGGACTGACCAgagtaaaaatttaaataaaaataaaaagagtacAGTTGTGCTTAAGTGGCTGGACTGGTCTCAACACATCACCGAAAGTCATccaagagacaaagagagagtaaaatggggagagagacagagagagagtaaaatggggagagagagagagagagagagagagagagagagagatagagagagagaggggggggcgggcgtaCCTTCTCCCCCAGCATGGTCGAATGCTCCGTTAGCCACACGCACAGGCACTGGAAGGCCGCCACTATCATGGAGTGGAGGTCCCGCgagtggtggggggcggggcggctgCACTGGTGCACGATGTAGGCGCACACCGCGCCCACCGCCTGGTTCATGTTCGCTGTGTCGACCCCTGCCTtcacctgaggggggggggggggggcggggggagcccGACCACGAGAAACGACACCGTCAATCACTCGGGCACAGCACACTGGCGTGCTCCTCAAGATTCACTACGCAATCAAGCCTGACTGTGCTCAATCAGCCAAATGTAGTTATCAGTTCATTGAGTAACTAAGgcggcaaatactttttcacatggatgatACAGGTGTTTGATAACCTTTTTCCATTATAAAAATGCGATTAGTGTTTACTCAGTCTCCCTTTGTATTATagtacattttgtctaaaggtCTGTAACCATTCAGTgcgacaaatatgcaataggaagggggaaaatactttttcatggcactataTAAGAGGATATGATAGCATGGTAACGGCAGAAGCCTGTACGAGGCGCGTGGCGTGACGTACCTTGGCCAGGCCGGAGAGCAGCTCCAGGGCGGCCAGGGACACGCTCATGTCGGGCCGCCACTGGGACGACAGCTTCTGGGTCACCAGGTGGATGCACTGGGTGAGCAAGCCGGCGGCCATGTCTGCGGGGAGAAGCGCCACGTAACCACCAAAAACCGTGCGCCGGCGAGGCGGAGAGCGACTCGGAGACCACCGAGCCACCGCGGGGAGACCGCGGCGGAGGGGTCCTGCGGCCGCCCTCCGGTTACGGCTTCAAACCGCAAAGATGCCAAATACGgcggccaggattcaatcaagGTCCGTCCTCGACTTTAGCGTGAGTTCAATAAACATTCGTCCAAAATtttagcctggattcaatcgACAGTTTTTCTTTAAAGGGTAAAGTACCACATAACTACATTGGTACAAGATATTATaccaattcagtttttttccacaaattaacCCCTTCGTGCAAGCCCTCTAGTGGCCAGAACGCTGGCGTCCTGAGATtactcaactcagacattcattgctcctgtgACCATTGTGTGAGTGGAAACAACTCTGCGTTCCAGCTTTATTAGCACATGATACACTACAACAATGCTAAATGCAGAGTTTCACATGCGACCGTTAGTCGCATAGTTTGTCCATTTAACTAGCACCTGCAAGCCAGTCCCATCTGCAACTATACTTAACAAACCTGACAAACTGGACAATAGCGTCTATCAGCAACTAAATATGGACAAAATACACAATTCTGTTATCGATGTTATGCTATATTTATATTCTAACACCCCAGCTGAGGGGTTTAGGATATTGTCCTTGAGATTTCTGATGATTTAACTAAagcttgattgacaggtcagCTGCTGAAAGGAATaaccaggcacacacacacacacatacttaaatCAGTGCCATCAGGAAACTTCAGCCACTATGGTGAACACAGAAGCCTTCGTCATAATtaacaaaagcaataattagATTTCAGGGTCATGCTTGCCTTTAAATCAACATGCACGCTCACATAAATTGTATACTTGTGTTAGCAGTTTGGTAAGTGATTAAAGAGCTCGCACAGAAGAGGTGCTGTTAAAATCTAAAAGCAGAAATCAGGTTCACACATGCAATAACTAGTGAAAATCAAGCTGCCAAGTACCAGCTCTTCCCTAAAATCATAGAACAAGGAGCCAAGATGGAAACTGAGCTTTGTGGCAGAACAAAGGTTCAGGAATGTTTTCCTTCTTACTGCTGAACTGTGTTGTTGGGAGTCATAATTCTAGAAATATCAGCAAAAAAGCCACCATAAATAACACAATTCCAGCATTCTACCACATAAAACTTGAAATATGCTAGtagaaatgtattcataaaggCAGCAAGTCAAGAATAATGAATCTATTTATTACACATCAAACTGCACAGCATCACTCCAAACATGTAAGTAGGCTTTCACCCAAAGCTATTATGCCAACATACCACTTTGATGAGGTTTACtgaggaaaaagaaacatttactcaatttattttttcatttttctttcctaTTTTACCAAAACGGTTTACAGAAGTAAAATTGACAAGCGTAGACAAACATTAAGTGTTTAAGTGTGGATATGTAAGTGTAAAATATGACAGTAAGTGCAATTGCAGAGCtgtaaagtgtatgtgtgtttgtgtatgtgtataaagAGTGAGACTGTAGATGTCTAGAGTATGATTGAGATTGTAGATGtgtagtgtctgtgtgactgtagaTGTGTAGAGTATGATTGTAGATGtgtagtgtctgtgtgactgtagaTGTGTAGAGTGTGATTGTGATTGTAGATGTGtagagtgtgcgtgtgactgtagATGTGTAGAACGTAACTGTGATTGTAAGATGTGTATAAAGAGCATGACTGTAATGTGTGGAGTGTAAGTGTGATTGTAGCCGTGTAGAGAGCGTGATTGTGACTGTATATGTGTAGAATGTAAGTCAGATTGCAGATGTGTAGACAAAGTGAGGGTTAGCACCCTCCTGCTCTCGGGCTTACCGTAGTCTCGGTGGAGGGCCTGTGCCATGCGCTCTGCCTCCGGGGTGGTGGCCTCAGAGCTCCCCCCGCTAGCCGTGCTCATACCGCTGCTGTTGCGGCTGTGACTCCTCATGGAAGTGTAGCTGCTGTCCACACTGGCCTGTGGGCAACAGATCACccattaccacacacacacatactgacagaGCGCCTGTTACCCCGGACACATACTGACAGAGGACCCGTTACCATTGACTTGTGCAGGCCCGATCGACGTCGCCGTGGGTGATGCTAGAACCAATTACACACAACCCT encodes:
- the LOC118208227 gene encoding ral GTPase-activating protein subunit beta-like isoform X10, with protein sequence MYSEWRSLHLAVLGDQGHLSVLHSYPPAVGREVANAVVRPLAAAPVSDGVLKTDKEVKWTMEVLCYGLTLPPDSETVKMCVDVYTDWMMALSSPRGPIPQPVAKEPNLYVQTILKHLYNLFLPRSEQYSPSHYRLCQLVLVAVQKLARESGSMARETWEVLLLFLLRISDTLLAPPTVGGGIAEKLAEKLVSVLLEVWLLACARCFPTPPYWKTAREMLANWRHHSPVVDQWSKVISALTSRLLRFTYGPSFPVFKVPDEDANLIPAEMDNDCVAQTWFRFLHMLSNPVDLSNPAIVSTTPKFQEQLLNVSGVPPEIIQHPCLKQLPQIFFRAMRGVSCLVDAFLGVSRLKSDSSPPTPVNRLSMTQPPATTATTPPPNRRHRPTVVSRNSSKGSTGNLSHPKASQQSSTSPLSSPSQASVEPRPLPAPSRPKVNSILNLFGQWLFDAALVHCKLYNGVNKDHSMTATFIQILLSYKSSLASQAGVELRRNGSRMSSGSMVSNPLFDVNEFPDNYEAGRAEACGTLCRIFCSKKTGEEILPIYLSRFYMVLIQGLQTSDSVCLPVLASIILNSSALFCSDLKGINLVAPYFISALETILPDRELSRFKAYVNPIELRRSSISIVLSMLPLPHHFGNIKSEVLLEGSDDGLLQDKAFTFQSLKVRLIKVLIGALQAETDPHNTHMVLGAMLNIVQDSALLESIGPQNEMASVDSSYTSMRSHSRNSSGMSTASGGSSEATTPEAERMAQALHRDYDMAAGLLTQCIHLVTQKLSSQWRPDMSVSLAALELLSGLAKVKAGVDTANMNQAVGAVCAYIVHQCSRPAPHHSRDLHSMIVAAFQCLCVWLTEHSTMLGEKYCLMEVLEIVELGISGSKSKTGDQEVKHKGDKELNPASMRVKEAAEATLSCIMQVLGAFPTPSGPASPCSLLNEDTLIRCSRLSATGRSNFRYFVLDSSVILAMLEQPLGNEQNPCPSLTVLIRGTSGRHAWTMQLHHQPRAARASQKVFVPESRPSPKNDVGTHYNVKHMFFPEEAYNIPFVKADVSIPDLDDIVSPELGVQHERLQSMMEQQVEYESSLEQQRQDLWNSKTFPDPQVDCKPPSPAQEFQTARLFLSHLGFLSLEALKEPANRCLPPHLVALDSALPGFFEDIEYLDLLPCRPFDTVFIFYVRAGQRSYQEILKNVDSSANVQPHFLEFLLSLGWPVDVHKHPGWTGNMETSWSINGCGDGEAQQQAEDAVALEDSGGGVFNGEKRVLYYADALTEIAFVVPTFSDSSADSSENSEPPVETDSQMDPAPVAPTQLNLTLDLIPSHSDNLMGPPQRSPSVRSKKLPSGKSVPPLGPETKVLVVWVESFDDIESFPLSDLLAETSTGLETALNNSASCRSLGAEKDVPVLFIQPLRTGLFRIRLQGVAGKLSTVIPLVDGMVVSRRVLGFLVRQTVINVCWRKRLECDSYSPPHVRRKHKIADIVGRYRNKQLEPEFYTALFQEVGGRSPNL
- the LOC118208227 gene encoding ral GTPase-activating protein subunit beta-like isoform X7 is translated as MYSEWRSLHLAVLGDQGHLSVLHSYPPAVGREVANAVVRPLAAAPVSDGVLKTDKEVKWTMEVLCYGLTLPPDSETVKMCVDVYTDWMMALSSPRGPIPQPVAKEPNLYVQTILKHLYNLFLPRSEQYSPSHYRLCQLVLVAVQKLARESGSMARETWEVLLLFLLRISDTLLAPPTVGGGIAEKLAEKLVSVLLEVWLLACARCFPTPPYWKTAREMLANWRHHSPVVDQWSKVISALTSRLLRFTYGPSFPVFKVPDEDANLIPAEMDNDCVAQTWFRFLHMLSNPVDLSNPAIVSTTPKFQEQLLNVSGVPPEIIQHPCLKQLPQIFFRAMRGVSCLVDAFLGVSRLKSDSSPPTPVNRLSMTQPPATTATTPPPNRRHRPTVVSRNSSKGSTGNLSHPKASQQSSTSPLSSPSQASVEPRPLPAPSRPKVNSILNLFGQWLFDAALVHCKLYNGVNKDHSMTALASQAGVELRRNGSRMSSGSMVSNPLFDVNEFPDNYEAGRAEACGTLCRIFCSKKTGEEILPIYLSRFYMVLIQGLQTSDSVCLPVLASIILNSSALFCSDLKGINLVAPYFISALETILPDRELSRFKAYVNPIELRRSSISIVLSMLPLPHHFGNIKSEVLLEGSDDGLLQDKAFTFQSLKVRLIKVLIGALQAETDPHNTHMVLGAMLNIVQDSALLESIGPQNEMASVDSSYTSMRSHSRNSSGMSTASGGSSEATTPEAERMAQALHRDYDMAAGLLTQCIHLVTQKLSSQWRPDMSVSLAALELLSGLAKVKAGVDTANMNQAVGAVCAYIVHQCSRPAPHHSRDLHSMIVAAFQCLCVWLTEHSTMLGEKYCLMEVLEIVELGISGSKSKTGDQEVKHKGDKELNPASMRVKEAAEATLSCIMQVLGAFPTPSGPASPCSLLNEDTLIRCSRLSATGRSNFRYFVLDSSVILAMLEQPLGNEQTDPCPSLTVLIRGTSGRHAWTMQLHHQPRAARASQKVFVPESRPSPKNDVGTHYNVKHMFFPEEAYNIPFVKADVSIPDLDDIVSPELGVQHERLQSMMEQQVEYESSLEQQRQDLWNSKTFPDPQVDCKPPSPAQEFQTARLFLSHLGFLSLEALKEPANRCLPPHLVALDSALPGFFEDIEYLDLLPCRPFDTVFIFYVRAGQRSYQEILKNVDSSANVQPHFLEFLLSLGWPVDVHKHPGWTGNMETSWSINGCGDGEAQQQAEDAVALEDSGGGVFNGEKRVLYYADALTEIAFVVPTFSDSSAADSSENSEPPVETDSQMDPAPVAPTQLNLTLDLIPSHSDNLMGPPQRSPSVRSKKLPSGKSVPPLGPETKVLVVWVESFDDIESFPLSDLLAETSTGLETALNNSASCRSLGAEKDVPVLFIQPLRTGLFRIRLQGVAGKLSTVIPLVDGMVVSRRVLGFLVRQTVINVCWRKRLECDSYSPPHVRRKHKIADIVGRYRNKQLEPEFYTALFQEVGGRSPNL
- the LOC118208227 gene encoding ral GTPase-activating protein subunit beta-like isoform X3 translates to MYSEWRSLHLAVLGDQGHLSVLHSYPPAVGREVANAVVRPLAAAPVSDGVLKTDKEVKWTMEVLCYGLTLPPDSETVKMCVDVYTDWMMALSSPRGPIPQPVAKEPNLYVQTILKHLYNLFLPRSEQYSPSHYRLCQLVLVAVQKLARESGSMARETWEVLLLFLLRISDTLLAPPTVGGGIAEKLAEKLVSVLLEVWLLACARCFPTPPYWKTAREMLANWRHHSPVVDQWSKVISALTSRLLRFTYGPSFPVFKVPDEDANLIPAEMDNDCVAQTWFRFLHMLSNPVDLSNPAIVSTTPKFQEQLLNVSGVPPEIIQHPCLKQLPQIFFRAMRGVSCLVDAFLGVSRLKSDSSPPTPVNRLSMTQPPATTATTPPPNRRHRPTVVSRNSSKGSTGNLSHPKASQQSSTSPLSSPSQASVEPRPLPAPSRPKVNSILNLFGQWLFDAALVHCKLYNGVNKDHSMTATFIQILLSYKSSLASQAGVELRRNGSRMSSGSMVSNPLFDVNEFPDNYEAGRAEACGTLCRIFCSKKTGEEILPIYLSRFYMVLIQGLQTSDSVCLPVLASIILNSSALFCSDLKGINLVAPYFISALETILPDRELSRFKAYVNPIELRRSSISIVLSMLPLPHHFGNIKSEVLLEGSDDGLLQDKAFTFQSLKVRLIKVLIGALQAETDPHNTHMVLGAMLNIVQDSALLESIGPQNEMASVDSSYTSMRSHSRNSSGMSTASGGSSEATTPEAERMAQALHRDYDMAAGLLTQCIHLVTQKLSSQWRPDMSVSLAALELLSGLAKVKAGVDTANMNQAVGAVCAYIVHQCSRPAPHHSRDLHSMIVAAFQCLCVWLTEHSTMLGEKYCLMEVLEIVELGISGSKSKTGDQEVKHKGDKELNPASMRVKEAAEATLSCIMQVLGAFPTPSGPASPCSLLNEDTLIRCSRLSATGRSNFRYFVLDSSVILAMLEQPLGNEQNPCPSLTVLIRGTSGRHAWTMQLHHQPRAARASQKVFVPESRPSPKNDVGTHYNVKHMFFPEEAYNIPFVKADVSIPDLDDIVSPELGVQHERLQSMMEQQVEYESSLEQQRQDLWNSKTFPDPQVDCKPPSPAQEFQTARLFLSHLGFLSLEALKEPANRCLPPHLVALDSALPGFFEDIEYLDLLPCRPFDTVFIFYVRAGQRSYQEILKNVDSSANVQPHFLEFLLSLGWPVDVHKHPGWTGNMETSWSINGCGDGEAQQQAEDAVALEDSGGGVFNGEKRVLYYADALTEIAFVVPTFSDSSAADSSENSEPPVETDSQMDPAPVAPTQLNLTLDLIPSHSDNLMGPPQRSPSVRSKKLPSGKSVPPLGPETKVLVVWVESFDDIESFPLSDLLAETSTGLETALNNSASCRSLGAEKDVPVLFIQPLRTGLFRIRLQGVAGKLSTVIPLVDGMVVSRRVLGFLVRQTVINVCWRKRLECDSYSPPHVRRKHKIADIVGRYRNKQLEPEFYTALFQEVGGRSPNL